A stretch of Nonomuraea africana DNA encodes these proteins:
- a CDS encoding MerR family transcriptional regulator produces the protein MRIGELAALVGVSTRTVRHYHHLGLLPEPERLPNGYREYRLRDAVLLSRIRQLAALGMSLDELRDVLADDAGKELREVLEELDADLARQQEAIRVRRDRLAELLALVDLNPDSLVSPGVATALRDLSSGGSRFAQLDREMLALVSTMGGEAEVLALLGPLTTPEALAKGHELYARLDELDDAELGDPRIAALAGDLADHLPAEMATAMVSYSGPGSRWMEALAEELSPAQAEVFRLLLLTLKGRV, from the coding sequence ATGCGGATCGGCGAGCTCGCCGCGCTGGTCGGGGTCTCCACCCGGACCGTGCGCCACTACCACCACCTGGGCCTTCTCCCCGAACCCGAACGGCTGCCCAACGGCTATCGGGAGTACCGGCTGCGCGACGCGGTGCTCCTGTCCCGCATCAGGCAGCTGGCCGCGCTCGGCATGTCCCTGGACGAGCTGCGCGACGTGCTGGCCGACGACGCGGGCAAGGAGCTGCGCGAGGTGCTGGAGGAGCTCGACGCCGACCTGGCCAGGCAGCAGGAGGCGATCAGGGTCAGGCGCGACAGGCTGGCCGAGCTGCTGGCCCTGGTGGACCTCAACCCCGATTCCCTGGTCTCCCCCGGCGTCGCCACGGCGCTGCGCGACCTGTCGTCGGGCGGCTCCCGGTTCGCCCAGCTCGACAGGGAGATGCTGGCACTGGTCAGCACCATGGGCGGCGAGGCAGAGGTGCTCGCGCTCCTCGGCCCGCTCACCACGCCCGAGGCCCTCGCCAAGGGGCACGAGCTCTACGCGCGGCTCGACGAGCTCGACGACGCCGAGCTCGGCGACCCCAGGATCGCGGCCCTCGCCGGCGACCTCGCCGACCACCTGCCGGCCGAGATGGCCACGGCGATGGTGTCGTACTCAGGACCGGGGTCGAGATGGATGGAGGCGCTGGCCGAGGAGCTGAGCCCGGCCCAGGCCGAGGTGTTCAGGCTGTTGTTGCTCACCCTGAAGGGAAGAGTGTGA
- a CDS encoding TIGR04028 family ABC transporter substrate-binding protein: MPRRVTAAVLLAVTGLLAGCGGGAPTAKAAPAGRSVYGGTLTYLEHQPPSCLYLPAAGFYPNGGLLNQLTDKLTWQNPETLAIEPWIATKWEINKDATEYTFHLRDGVTFSDGSPLDAAAVAANFDVYGKGSTELRLPPAEFVNNYERSEVVDARTVRFHFDKPSPGFLQGTSVIGAGLVSKRTIGLPYEEQCQLKNVVGSGPFTVANQIVDKQIDLKVRKDYNWAPPSSKHQGRAYLDEIKIIVTPEDNVRVGALTSGQADFVRYVQAYDEQTVKSAGFTLYAEPTRGVNNGLYLRPSNSILSDVRVRRALQKGTNIKEVVDTLFTPSYPVATSVLSHLAQGYTDLAKELVFDPDQANRLLDEAGWKRGADGVREKGGRKLELGVFVSLPQPLSKQTLELVAQQWARLGVKLEVRPGDAGTLAVDIKNAEKTAISHGMVGRADQDVIKSHFHSENRDVILSEDEKLDRLLEEQSALADAGERNAKVGEIQRYVIDQGYAIPLFEEPQVYGGAPTVHGVSFEAVGRPSFYSVWKS, from the coding sequence ATGCCTAGACGCGTCACAGCGGCCGTGCTCCTCGCCGTCACGGGACTCCTCGCCGGCTGTGGCGGGGGAGCGCCCACGGCCAAGGCGGCGCCAGCCGGCCGGTCCGTGTACGGCGGCACGCTCACCTACCTGGAGCATCAGCCGCCGTCCTGCCTCTACCTCCCGGCGGCGGGCTTCTATCCCAACGGCGGCCTGCTGAACCAGCTCACCGACAAGCTGACCTGGCAGAACCCCGAGACGCTGGCGATTGAGCCGTGGATCGCCACCAAGTGGGAGATCAACAAGGACGCCACCGAGTACACCTTCCACCTGCGCGACGGCGTGACCTTCAGCGACGGCAGCCCGCTCGACGCCGCCGCCGTGGCGGCCAACTTCGACGTGTACGGCAAGGGCAGCACCGAGCTCAGGCTCCCCCCTGCCGAGTTCGTCAACAACTACGAGCGCAGTGAGGTCGTCGACGCCAGGACCGTGCGCTTCCACTTCGACAAGCCGTCGCCCGGCTTCCTGCAGGGCACCTCGGTCATCGGGGCGGGGCTGGTGTCGAAGCGGACGATCGGCCTGCCGTACGAGGAGCAGTGCCAGCTGAAGAACGTGGTCGGCTCCGGCCCGTTCACCGTCGCGAACCAGATCGTGGACAAGCAGATCGACCTGAAGGTTCGCAAGGACTACAACTGGGCGCCGCCGTCCTCCAAGCACCAGGGGCGCGCCTACCTCGACGAGATCAAGATCATCGTCACCCCCGAGGACAACGTCCGCGTGGGCGCGCTCACCAGCGGACAGGCCGACTTCGTCCGCTACGTGCAGGCCTACGACGAGCAGACGGTCAAGAGCGCGGGCTTCACCCTCTACGCCGAGCCGACCAGGGGTGTCAACAACGGCCTCTACCTGCGTCCCTCCAACAGCATCCTGAGCGATGTCAGGGTCCGCAGGGCGCTGCAGAAGGGGACGAACATCAAGGAGGTCGTGGACACGCTGTTCACGCCCAGCTATCCGGTGGCCACCTCGGTGCTCAGCCACCTCGCCCAGGGCTACACCGACCTGGCCAAGGAGCTGGTCTTCGACCCGGACCAGGCCAACCGGCTGCTCGACGAGGCGGGATGGAAGCGCGGCGCGGACGGCGTCCGCGAGAAGGGCGGCAGGAAGCTGGAGCTGGGCGTGTTCGTCTCGCTGCCGCAGCCGCTGTCCAAGCAGACCCTCGAGCTCGTCGCCCAGCAGTGGGCCAGGCTCGGTGTGAAGCTGGAGGTCAGACCGGGTGACGCGGGCACCCTCGCGGTCGACATCAAGAACGCCGAGAAGACCGCGATCAGCCACGGCATGGTCGGCCGCGCCGACCAGGACGTCATCAAGAGCCACTTCCACAGCGAGAACCGCGACGTCATCCTCTCCGAGGACGAGAAGCTCGACCGGCTCCTGGAGGAGCAGTCCGCGCTGGCCGACGCCGGCGAGCGCAACGCGAAGGTCGGCGAGATCCAGCGCTACGTCATCGACCAGGGCTACGCGATCCCGCTGTTCGAGGAGCCGCAGGTGTACGGTGGCGCGCCCACCGTCCACGGCGTGAGCTTCGAGGCGGTGGGACGGCCCAGCTTCTACTCGGTCTGGAAGTCATGA
- a CDS encoding ABC transporter permease, with product MRRAGQALLVLWAAFTASYVLLHLLPGDAILIKFQNPELGLSPEQIARIREAYGSDGPAAYLHTLLGFLRGDFGYSIDTGTPVVERLAEALPETAKLAGLGFAVAIGLALVIAFTPWLRELPSLFVAIPVFWIGILLIQLFSFRLNLVPVIGGDEWQQLVLPVLTLAIPVCAPIAQVLARGIEHASAQPFVQVVAAKGASRRWILWRHVARNAVPPALTMAGLTFGELIAGSVVTETVFGRNGVGRLTEQAVSSQDTPVLLAVVVLAATVFVLVNLVVDMLFPLLDPRLRS from the coding sequence ATGAGGAGGGCGGGGCAGGCGCTCCTGGTCCTGTGGGCCGCCTTCACCGCGAGCTACGTGCTGCTGCACCTGCTGCCGGGCGACGCGATCCTGATCAAGTTCCAGAACCCCGAGCTGGGCCTGTCGCCCGAGCAGATCGCGCGCATCAGGGAGGCGTACGGCTCCGACGGGCCCGCCGCCTACCTGCACACGCTGCTCGGCTTCCTGCGCGGTGACTTCGGCTACTCCATCGACACCGGCACCCCCGTCGTCGAGCGGCTGGCCGAGGCGCTGCCCGAGACGGCGAAGCTGGCGGGGCTCGGGTTCGCGGTGGCGATCGGGCTGGCGCTGGTGATCGCGTTCACGCCGTGGCTGAGGGAGCTGCCCTCGCTGTTCGTGGCGATTCCGGTCTTCTGGATCGGCATCCTGCTGATCCAGCTGTTCTCCTTCAGGCTGAACCTCGTCCCCGTGATCGGCGGCGACGAGTGGCAGCAACTGGTCCTGCCGGTGCTGACGCTGGCCATCCCCGTCTGCGCGCCGATCGCCCAGGTGCTGGCGCGCGGCATCGAGCACGCCTCCGCCCAGCCGTTCGTCCAGGTGGTGGCGGCCAAGGGCGCCTCGCGCCGGTGGATCCTGTGGCGGCACGTGGCGCGCAACGCCGTGCCGCCCGCGCTGACCATGGCGGGGCTGACCTTCGGCGAGCTGATCGCCGGATCGGTGGTGACCGAGACGGTGTTCGGCAGGAACGGCGTCGGCAGGCTCACCGAGCAGGCGGTCAGCAGCCAGGACACGCCGGTGCTGCTGGCCGTGGTGGTGCTGGCCGCGACCGTGTTCGTCCTGGTCAACCTGGTCGTGGACATGCTGTTCCCGCTCCTGGACCCGAGGCTCAGATCATGA
- a CDS encoding cobalamin biosynthesis protein — MHISSRSAGIALGVLVDAVVGDPRRGHPVALFGRAAAALEKRLYGDARPNGVAHVAICVGAAAGLGALASAAGRTMTGSPKAAQAMTGVTKDGVGGPRAVVEIGVTAAATWAVLGGTTLAREGVRMAESLEAKDIEAARRRLPHLCGRDPRALEAPELARATVESLAENTSDAVVAPLFWGAVAGVPGLLAYRAINTLDAMVGHRSPRYERFGWAAAKLDDVANYVPARITGLLAVLAAPDRGRALRVLRRDGHRHPSPNAGRCEAAFAGALDVTLGGVNVYGSRIEHRPEMGDGPPPEVRDIRRAVRLTRTVSLTAAAIAVLVPALWPRHARRNRARGA, encoded by the coding sequence ATGCACATCTCGTCTAGGTCCGCGGGAATCGCACTCGGAGTTCTCGTGGACGCCGTCGTCGGCGACCCCCGGCGGGGCCATCCCGTGGCGCTGTTCGGGCGCGCCGCGGCGGCGCTGGAGAAGCGGCTGTACGGCGACGCCCGGCCGAACGGCGTCGCGCACGTCGCGATCTGCGTCGGCGCTGCGGCGGGCCTGGGCGCCCTGGCGTCCGCGGCGGGCCGCACCATGACGGGAAGCCCCAAAGCCGCGCAAGCGATGACAGGCGTCACGAAGGACGGGGTGGGTGGCCCGAGAGCGGTGGTGGAGATCGGGGTGACCGCCGCCGCGACCTGGGCCGTGCTGGGCGGGACCACGCTGGCGCGCGAAGGTGTGCGCATGGCCGAGTCCCTCGAAGCCAAGGACATCGAAGCCGCGCGCCGCCGCCTGCCCCATCTGTGCGGCAGGGATCCGCGCGCGCTCGAGGCGCCCGAGCTGGCCAGGGCCACGGTCGAGTCGCTCGCCGAAAACACCTCCGACGCCGTCGTCGCCCCGCTGTTCTGGGGCGCGGTCGCGGGCGTCCCCGGCCTGCTGGCCTACCGCGCCATCAACACGCTCGACGCGATGGTGGGCCACCGCTCGCCGCGGTACGAGCGTTTCGGCTGGGCCGCGGCCAAGCTGGACGACGTCGCCAACTACGTGCCCGCCCGGATCACCGGGCTGCTGGCCGTACTCGCCGCTCCTGACCGCGGGCGCGCCCTGCGGGTGCTCAGGAGGGACGGTCACCGGCACCCCAGCCCCAACGCGGGCAGGTGCGAGGCCGCGTTCGCGGGCGCGCTGGACGTCACGCTGGGCGGCGTGAACGTCTACGGCAGCAGGATCGAGCACCGTCCCGAGATGGGGGACGGGCCGCCGCCCGAGGTGCGCGACATCCGCAGGGCGGTGAGGCTCACCAGGACGGTGAGCCTCACGGCCGCCGCTATCGCCGTGCTTGTTCCAGCACTCTGGCCGCGTCACGCTCGAAGAAACCGCGCGCGAGGAGCGTGA
- a CDS encoding MFS transporter codes for MVATRLFGNPPPTGIDADSRAPYGWAPLIVLFVVGLVDRVEHNLLSGVLPHVQAEWGFSDTAAGSIPTASALAAAIVAIPAGYLADRVSRTRILAIVVLLWAVATLGSGLAVGFAMFYAMRVFLAAAECIDNPASGSLTADYYPPVSRAKAYGLTRVTTYLGGIGTLLGGVLAQVFDWRTAFLVMVVPGLITAWLCWRLREPARGHLDELVAGGSAETVETPAVKVRNAGRFLEVLRIPTLLIVCIGLALLTLGLAGIFFWMPTLMVRTFGVGTGVAGSVSGLITITGPVLGTLIGSRLGSKWHGTIKGGRLLAGGGGITAGSAVLAGALAMDSMLWLSVLTLVASTLMSIAIPNMTACLADVVGAHARGLGFAVLQLLTTFGGAFGSLIVGRISDSSGSLTTGMYALIPPMVVGGVITLLARGFFERDAARVLEQARR; via the coding sequence ATGGTCGCGACCCGCCTGTTCGGCAACCCACCCCCGACAGGGATCGACGCCGACTCCCGCGCCCCCTACGGCTGGGCTCCGCTGATCGTGTTGTTCGTCGTCGGCCTGGTCGACCGCGTGGAGCACAACCTCCTGTCCGGCGTGCTCCCGCACGTGCAGGCCGAATGGGGTTTCAGCGACACCGCCGCGGGCTCGATACCGACCGCCTCCGCGCTCGCCGCCGCGATCGTGGCCATCCCCGCCGGATACCTCGCCGACCGGGTCAGCAGGACGCGCATCCTCGCGATCGTCGTGCTGCTCTGGGCCGTGGCCACGCTCGGCTCCGGCCTGGCCGTCGGTTTCGCGATGTTCTACGCCATGCGTGTCTTCCTGGCCGCCGCCGAGTGCATCGACAACCCCGCCTCCGGCTCCCTGACCGCCGACTACTACCCGCCCGTCTCCCGAGCCAAGGCGTACGGCCTGACCAGGGTCACCACCTACCTCGGCGGCATCGGCACGCTGCTCGGCGGCGTCCTGGCCCAGGTGTTCGACTGGCGGACCGCCTTCCTCGTCATGGTCGTCCCCGGCCTGATCACCGCGTGGCTGTGCTGGCGGCTGCGCGAGCCGGCCAGAGGGCACCTGGACGAACTCGTCGCGGGCGGCTCCGCCGAGACCGTCGAGACACCCGCGGTGAAGGTCAGGAACGCAGGGCGCTTCCTCGAGGTCCTGCGCATCCCGACCCTCCTGATCGTCTGCATCGGGCTGGCGCTGCTGACGCTCGGCCTGGCCGGCATCTTCTTCTGGATGCCCACGCTCATGGTCCGCACCTTCGGCGTCGGCACCGGCGTCGCGGGCTCGGTCAGCGGCCTCATCACGATCACAGGACCGGTGCTCGGCACGCTGATCGGCTCCCGCCTCGGCTCGAAGTGGCACGGCACCATCAAGGGCGGCCGCCTGCTCGCCGGCGGCGGCGGCATCACGGCCGGCTCCGCGGTGCTGGCGGGAGCGCTGGCCATGGACTCCATGCTCTGGCTCAGCGTCCTGACGCTGGTGGCCAGCACGCTCATGTCGATCGCGATCCCCAACATGACCGCCTGCCTGGCCGACGTGGTCGGCGCGCACGCCCGCGGGCTCGGCTTCGCCGTCCTGCAGCTGCTGACGACGTTCGGCGGCGCGTTCGGGTCACTGATCGTCGGACGGATCTCCGACAGCAGCGGCTCGCTGACCACCGGCATGTACGCGCTGATCCCGCCCATGGTGGTGGGCGGCGTGATCACGCTCCTCGCGCGCGGTTTCTTCGAGCGTGACGCGGCCAGAGTGCTGGAACAAGCACGGCGATAG
- a CDS encoding tyrosine-type recombinase/integrase — protein MSRQLVHTDVGLIAFLPKTAASRRIIALDPETVRLLRRHEQVQRQLLGDAWNESGPIFARTDGSPMRPDYLTVRFRKLVKASNLPPIRLHDLRHGTATLALASGSDLRVVQGTLGHRSIVVTSDIYTSVLPEVYHQSAQAIARLVLASTRKTARKARKAAA, from the coding sequence GTGAGCCGACAACTGGTGCACACCGACGTCGGCCTGATCGCCTTTCTGCCGAAAACCGCTGCCAGTCGACGGATCATCGCGCTGGACCCCGAGACCGTTCGGCTGCTGCGCCGCCATGAACAGGTCCAGCGACAGTTGCTGGGCGACGCGTGGAACGAATCCGGGCCGATCTTCGCCCGGACAGATGGATCCCCGATGCGGCCGGACTATCTCACGGTCCGGTTCCGCAAACTGGTAAAGGCGAGCAACCTGCCACCCATCCGGCTGCACGACCTGCGGCACGGCACTGCCACCCTCGCCCTGGCGTCAGGCTCGGATCTGCGGGTGGTGCAGGGCACGCTGGGGCACCGCAGCATCGTGGTGACCTCGGACATCTACACCTCGGTGCTGCCGGAGGTCTATCACCAGTCCGCCCAAGCCATCGCACGGCTGGTCCTGGCCAGCACCCGCAAGACCGCACGGAAGGCTCGAAAAGCAGCGGCCTGA
- a CDS encoding site-specific integrase codes for MQHQLRPSTRKSYADHVRLYLIPYLGRIELAELASRDMARMFAALAGRRNRYGEPIASSTLHRIRATLRAALNAAIREGLMASNPARMVRLPAPRLPYPEVWTDRRVTAWRRGGERPAVSVRTAEQLAQFLTFARGDPLYPLWQLIALRGLRRGEAAGLRWVGPGSRPARAQREPTTGAHRRRPDRLSAENRCQSTDHRAGPRDRSAAAPP; via the coding sequence ATGCAGCACCAGCTACGGCCCAGCACCCGCAAGTCCTATGCCGACCACGTGCGGCTGTATCTGATCCCATATCTGGGCAGGATAGAGCTCGCCGAACTGGCTAGCCGGGACATGGCACGCATGTTCGCCGCCCTGGCCGGGCGTCGCAACCGGTATGGGGAGCCGATCGCGTCCTCCACCCTGCACCGGATCCGAGCGACGCTGCGCGCGGCGTTGAACGCCGCAATCCGGGAAGGCCTGATGGCGTCCAATCCCGCGCGCATGGTTCGGTTGCCCGCACCACGCCTGCCCTATCCCGAGGTGTGGACCGACCGTCGGGTCACCGCATGGCGGCGTGGCGGCGAGCGGCCTGCGGTGTCGGTGCGGACCGCCGAGCAGCTGGCCCAGTTCCTCACCTTCGCGCGCGGCGATCCGCTGTATCCGCTGTGGCAGCTGATCGCGCTGCGCGGCCTGCGCCGTGGCGAGGCGGCAGGGCTGCGCTGGGTGGGACCTGGATCTCGACCGGCGAGAGCTCAGCGTGAGCCGACAACTGGTGCACACCGACGTCGGCCTGATCGCCTTTCTGCCGAAAACCGCTGCCAGTCGACGGATCATCGCGCTGGACCCCGAGACCGTTCGGCTGCTGCGCCGCCATGA
- a CDS encoding phosphotransferase has protein sequence MVATVLQEIPLQGGDVTDGVVRIADTVRRPICRSSPAVHALLRHLEEVGFDGAPRLVGVDDAGREIITFVPGTAGLTADSVTDEALGGLAVLLRRFHDATEGFPLAGHHWEGGSNDDDVPEVIGHCDLTPDNVIFRGSEPVALIDFDLARPTTRAFDVVTTLRHWAPIADPVDRHPLLRHADVGARLRLFCEAYGLPPRTRRRLLPLARLRFGRSYEVMRARAAEGGGWARLWEDGAGERIRRAAAWLDTHEDELHAHLV, from the coding sequence ATGGTCGCGACGGTCCTGCAGGAGATCCCTCTGCAGGGCGGGGACGTGACGGACGGAGTGGTGCGGATCGCCGACACGGTGCGTAGGCCCATCTGCCGTTCCAGCCCCGCCGTGCACGCTCTGCTCCGCCACCTCGAGGAGGTCGGCTTCGACGGAGCCCCACGCCTCGTGGGCGTGGACGACGCCGGTCGCGAGATCATCACCTTCGTTCCAGGTACGGCCGGGCTGACCGCCGACAGCGTCACCGATGAGGCGCTCGGCGGACTCGCGGTGCTGCTGAGGCGCTTCCACGACGCCACAGAGGGTTTCCCGCTCGCCGGACATCACTGGGAGGGCGGGTCGAACGACGACGACGTCCCCGAGGTGATCGGGCACTGTGACCTGACCCCTGACAACGTGATCTTCCGGGGGTCCGAGCCGGTCGCGCTCATCGACTTCGATCTGGCCCGGCCGACGACCAGGGCGTTCGACGTGGTCACCACGCTGCGTCACTGGGCGCCGATCGCCGATCCCGTCGACCGGCATCCGCTGCTGCGCCACGCCGACGTGGGCGCGCGGCTGAGGCTCTTCTGCGAGGCATACGGCCTGCCGCCGCGCACCCGCCGCCGCCTGCTCCCGCTGGCGAGGCTCCGGTTCGGGAGGTCCTACGAGGTGATGCGGGCCCGCGCGGCCGAGGGTGGCGGCTGGGCCAGGTTGTGGGAGGACGGCGCGGGCGAGCGCATCCGTCGGGCCGCCGCATGGCTCGACACCCACGAAGATGAGCTTCATGCACATCTCGTCTAG
- a CDS encoding cobyric acid synthase — protein sequence MKGALLVAGTTSDAGKSVVTAGICRWLARQGVRVAPYKAQNMSLNSFVTADGAEIGRAQAMQAQAAGLEPLADMNPILLKPGSDRRSQVVLMGRPLTDVDAMEYGALKDFLREKALESFDRLRSAYDVVICEGAGSPAEINLRRGDIANMGLARAAGLPVVVVGDIDRGGVFAAFYGTVALLDRADQAHISGFIVNKFRGAVELLEPGLDTLRALTGREVYGVLPWLEGLWMDVEDSLALDNRPSTTGTPYGRQTLRVAVVRLPRISNFTDLDALAGEPGVLVRFVTTPAELDDADLVVLPGSKATVADLAWLRSTGLADALMARDLPILGVCGGYQMLAREIVDEVESGAGRVKALGLLPAHVTFAKEKRLARPTGEAYGHAVSAYEIHHGVATVEGGEPFLDGCRVGAVWGTTWHGALENDDFRRAFLTEVAACAGRDFVPAPATSFAALREARLDALGDLVEQHLDTDALLRLIEGGTGPVPFLPPGV from the coding sequence GTGAAAGGTGCGCTGCTGGTCGCGGGGACCACGTCGGATGCGGGCAAGAGCGTGGTGACGGCGGGGATCTGCCGCTGGCTGGCCAGGCAGGGGGTGCGGGTCGCGCCGTACAAGGCGCAGAACATGTCGCTCAACTCCTTCGTCACCGCCGACGGCGCCGAGATCGGCCGCGCGCAGGCGATGCAGGCCCAGGCGGCGGGGCTGGAGCCGCTCGCCGACATGAACCCGATCCTGCTCAAGCCGGGCAGCGACCGCCGCAGCCAGGTCGTGCTCATGGGCAGGCCGCTGACCGACGTCGACGCCATGGAGTACGGCGCGCTCAAGGACTTCCTGCGGGAGAAGGCACTGGAGTCCTTCGACCGGCTGCGGTCCGCCTACGACGTGGTGATCTGTGAGGGCGCGGGCAGTCCCGCCGAGATCAACCTGAGGCGCGGCGACATCGCCAACATGGGCCTGGCCCGCGCCGCCGGCCTGCCCGTCGTCGTGGTCGGCGACATCGACAGGGGCGGCGTCTTCGCCGCCTTCTATGGGACGGTGGCCCTGCTCGACCGCGCCGATCAAGCCCATATTTCCGGATTTATCGTGAACAAGTTCCGTGGAGCCGTCGAACTGCTCGAACCGGGCCTCGACACGCTGCGCGCCCTCACCGGCCGTGAGGTGTACGGCGTGCTGCCCTGGCTGGAAGGCCTGTGGATGGACGTCGAGGACTCCCTCGCCCTCGACAACCGCCCTTCCACCACCGGCACGCCGTACGGCAGGCAGACCCTCCGCGTCGCCGTCGTCAGGTTGCCGCGCATCTCCAACTTCACCGACCTCGACGCGCTGGCCGGTGAGCCGGGCGTGCTGGTCCGCTTCGTCACCACCCCCGCCGAGCTCGACGACGCCGACCTCGTCGTCCTGCCGGGCTCCAAGGCCACGGTCGCCGACCTCGCGTGGCTCCGCTCGACCGGACTGGCCGACGCCCTCATGGCGCGCGACCTGCCGATCCTGGGTGTCTGCGGCGGCTACCAGATGCTCGCCCGCGAGATCGTCGACGAGGTGGAGTCGGGGGCCGGCCGGGTGAAGGCGCTCGGGCTGCTGCCGGCGCACGTCACGTTCGCGAAGGAGAAGCGCCTGGCCAGGCCCACCGGCGAGGCGTACGGCCACGCGGTGTCCGCCTACGAGATCCACCACGGCGTCGCGACGGTGGAGGGCGGCGAGCCGTTCCTCGACGGGTGCAGGGTCGGCGCGGTGTGGGGGACGACGTGGCACGGGGCGCTGGAGAACGACGACTTCCGCCGCGCGTTCCTGACGGAGGTGGCCGCGTGCGCGGGCCGCGACTTCGTCCCCGCGCCCGCCACGAGCTTCGCCGCGCTCAGGGAGGCCCGGCTCGACGCCCTCGGCGACCTGGTCGAGCAGCACCTCGACACCGACGCGCTGCTCAGGTTGATCGAGGGCGGCACCGGGCCCGTGCCGTTCCTGCCACCAGGGGTGTGA
- a CDS encoding tyrosine-type recombinase/integrase, translating into MADGTTFKRCSCTGVDGKALGQKCPKLRRPGGGWSNRHGIWSYQIELPATVEGKRRGPLRRSGFATQDAANNQLGQVRELLALADPSELVTRNQIADLIKRTLAETDALPSVEVVRRRVRTRQDLTRDVTVGQWLEEFLKRKRKIEETTRRSYEGHIRLYLTPYLGHIRLDQLKVGDVAGMFEQIEEFNDVIAERRASADREVRAGVKYRRPVSTTTMHSIRATLRHALNMAIRQDRLIDFNPAAALEMPAKTRPKALVWTRDRVDDWHCEFQDYRRAEKLRRGGRRVDPIDAYIRVPRPSAVMVWTPEQSRLFLEEASRHRLFALYRLITLRGLRRGEACGLRWKDVDLDAGTANIAWQLVQLAGRIHEGRPKTDASMRTIALDAETIAILRAHQRCQREERLAAGEAWKGTDFVFTQSDGDRLHPQHVSDQFLWLAYLAGLPPIRLHDLRHGAASLMLAAGVEIKVVQETLGHTSSAFTADTYTSVFPQVAMAAAEKTAALLLGDDDQDGQGALRHLRA; encoded by the coding sequence ATGGCTGACGGCACTACGTTCAAGCGGTGCTCCTGCACGGGAGTCGACGGCAAGGCGCTGGGGCAGAAATGCCCCAAGCTGCGGCGCCCCGGTGGGGGCTGGAGCAATCGGCATGGCATATGGAGCTACCAGATCGAGCTGCCGGCCACCGTGGAGGGAAAGCGCCGGGGTCCGCTGCGTCGTAGTGGTTTCGCGACCCAGGACGCCGCGAACAACCAACTGGGGCAGGTGCGTGAACTGCTCGCGCTGGCCGACCCCAGCGAGCTGGTGACCCGCAACCAGATCGCGGATCTGATCAAGAGAACGCTGGCCGAGACCGATGCCCTGCCCAGTGTGGAGGTGGTCCGCCGCAGGGTGCGGACCCGGCAGGACCTGACCCGGGACGTGACGGTCGGGCAATGGCTGGAGGAGTTCCTCAAGCGTAAGCGGAAGATCGAAGAGACGACCCGGCGCTCCTACGAAGGCCACATCAGGCTGTACCTGACGCCATACCTGGGCCATATCCGACTGGATCAGCTCAAGGTCGGCGACGTGGCCGGGATGTTCGAGCAGATCGAGGAGTTCAACGACGTCATCGCCGAGCGCCGAGCCAGCGCCGATCGCGAGGTGCGGGCCGGCGTCAAGTATCGGCGTCCGGTCAGCACGACCACCATGCACAGCATCCGGGCGACGCTTCGGCACGCGCTGAACATGGCCATCCGCCAGGACCGGCTGATCGACTTCAATCCCGCAGCAGCGCTGGAGATGCCGGCCAAGACCCGCCCCAAAGCGCTGGTGTGGACCAGGGACCGGGTTGACGACTGGCATTGCGAGTTCCAGGACTACCGCAGGGCGGAGAAGCTGCGGCGTGGTGGGCGGCGGGTCGATCCGATCGACGCCTACATCCGGGTGCCGCGCCCTTCGGCGGTGATGGTGTGGACGCCGGAGCAGAGCCGGCTGTTTCTGGAAGAAGCCAGCCGGCATCGGCTGTTCGCCCTGTATCGGCTGATCACGCTTCGAGGGCTGCGGCGCGGCGAGGCGTGCGGGCTGCGCTGGAAGGACGTCGATCTCGACGCCGGAACCGCGAACATCGCCTGGCAACTGGTGCAACTGGCCGGACGGATCCACGAGGGCAGGCCCAAGACGGACGCCTCCATGCGCACCATCGCCCTGGATGCCGAAACGATCGCGATCCTGCGCGCCCACCAGAGATGTCAGCGCGAAGAACGGCTCGCAGCGGGGGAGGCCTGGAAGGGCACCGACTTCGTGTTCACCCAGTCCGATGGGGATCGGCTGCACCCGCAGCATGTGTCCGACCAGTTCCTGTGGTTGGCCTATCTGGCGGGACTGCCGCCGATCCGGCTTCATGATCTACGGCATGGCGCGGCCTCGTTGATGCTGGCCGCGGGCGTGGAAATCAAAGTGGTTCAGGAGACGCTCGGGCACACCTCCAGTGCTTTCACCGCCGACACCTACACCTCGGTCTTTCCACAGGTGGCGATGGCGGCGGCGGAGAAGACGGCGGCGCTGTTGCTGGGAGACGACGATCAGGATGGGCAGGGCGCGCTGAGGCATCTCCGCGCCTAG